One Longimicrobium terrae genomic window, TCCGGTCCGGAGGACGGAGATCGCGCACTGGATGGGTGTCGCGCTGCGGGCGCTGCCGGAGGATCGCCGGGGGACCGTGTACCTGGATGCGCATTACAACGCCCCGTACGCGGACGTGCTTTCCGTGCTGAGTGCCGCCTCGGACAACGGCGTTCGGCGGGTGGGGCTCATCACGGTTCCGCCGCGCGACTGAACCGCGCGGATTCTTCTCACGCAAAGCCGGGAGGATGCAATGGCGATGGGAACTGTCGGACGGCGGGGCGGGTTGACTGCGACGATCAACATGACGCCCATGATCGACGTGGTGATGGTGCTGCTGATCGTGTTCATGGTGGTGCAGATGGGGCTGCAGCGCGGGCTGGTGGTGCAGGTGCCGCCGCCTGAGCCGTCGTCCATCGACAGCACCGATCCCACCGCGCTGGTGCTGCAGGTGCGCGCGGGCGGCCGGTACGCGGTCAATCACCAGCCGCTGGACGGAGAAAAGGTGCGGGAGCAGTTGGCGGCGATCCTGGCGCCGCGGCCCCGGAAGGTGCTGTTCGTGGCGGGTGAGGGACCGCTCTCGTACGGCGAGATCGTCGCGGCGGTGGACGTGGGCCGCGCGGCTGGAGCCGAGGTGATCGGGCTGAGTCCGGCGAACTGAGCGCTCGCGGAGGGACGCGGGGGTGGCGGGGACGCGCGGGGGAGCAGATGAGGGAAACGGACGAGGCCGGCGGCTCTGGAGAGCGCGCCGGCCTCGTTGTTCATCCACCGAAGACCGAGATCAGGCGGCGGCGTCCACGCCCAGGTTGCGGCGCAGCAGCGCCTCCGGGTCCGGATCGCGGCCCATGAAGCGGCGGAACAGCTCCGCGGGATCTTCCGCGTCGCCCTGGCTCAGCACGTGTTCAACGTAGGCGCGGCCGGTTTCGCGGTTGAAGAGCCCTTCCGTGGCAAAGCGGCTGAACGCGTCCGCCTCCAGCACCTCAGACCACAGGTAGCTGTAGTAGCCGGCCGCGTATCCGCCGGAAAAGATGTGGGCGAAGCTGGTGATGAAGTGGTCGCGGGCAAAGCGCGGCGCGAGCGAAAAGTCTTCCATCACCCGCTGCGCGCGCGCCACCGGGTCCTCGCCGGAAGCGGGGTCAAAGCGCGCGTGCAGCTCCAGATCCACCGTGCCGAAGCTCAGCTGCCGCATCTGATGGTGGGCGCCCATGTGGATGCGGGCCGCGCGCATGCGGTCAAAGAGCGCGTCGGGAATGGGCTCGCCCGTCTGCCAGTGCCGCGCGAACAGGTCCAGCGCGGGGCGCTCCCACGTCCAGTTCTCCATGATCTGCGACGGCAGCTCCACCCAGTCGGTGGGAACGCGGGTGCCGCCCAGCGCGCCGATCTCCACGCGCGAAAGCATGTGGTGCAGCAGATGACCGAACTCGTGAAAGACGGTCTGCACCTCGCGATGGGTGAGCAGGGCGGGGTGGTCACCCTCCGGCGGGCTGACGTTGGCGGCCACGAAGCCCAGATGCGGCTCCCACCCGTGCGCACGCGGGCCGCCCAGGATCATTCCGCTCATCCACGCGCCGCCGCGCTTGTCCTCGCGCGGAAACCAATCCGTGTAGAAGCCGCCCAGCCGGTTGCCACCCTCGTCCGCGACATCGTAGAAGCGCACGTCGGGGTGCCACACGGCCGCCAGTTCGCGCGGCTGCACGGTGACGCCGAACAGCCGGTGCGCGATTTCAAACAGTCCCTCCAAGACGCGGTCCAGCGGGAAGTAGGGGCGAAGCGCCTCGGCGTCCAGGTCAAAGCGGGCCAGCCGCATCCGCTCCGCCGCGAACGACACGTCCCACGGCTCCAGCTCGCTCATCCCCAGTTCGTCGCGGGCAAACTCGCGCAGCGCGGCGATTTCGCGGTTCCACGCCGGGCGGGTGCGGGCGGTGAGGTCCTCCTCGAACGCGATGGCCCGGTCGCCGCTGCCGGCCATGCTTTCCTCGAGCGTGTACTCCGCCCAGTCGCGAAATCCCAGCACGCCCGCCAGCTCGCGGCGAAGCTCCAGCAGCCGGCGGATGAGCGGGCGGTTGTCGTGCTCGCCGGAAGAGGCGCGATTGCTGTACGCCTCGTACATGCGCCGGCGCAGATCCCGCCGCGCGGAGTACTGCAGGAACGGCTGAAAGGAGGGAATCTGCAGGGTGAAGCGCCACCCCTCCACCCCCTTGGCCTGCGCGGCGGCGCGCGCCTGTGCGCGGGCGGATTCCGGCAGCCCCTCCAGCTCCGCCTCGTCCGTCACCACCAGTTCGAACGCGTTTGTGGCGTCGAGCACGTTGTTGGCGAACTTCTGCGCGACGGACGACAGCTCCACCCGCAGCGCCTCGATGCGCGACTTGGCCTCGTCCGGCAGGTCCGCCCCGGCGCGCACAAAGGCGCGCACCATCTTCTTCAGGTGCCGCGCGCGCACGCCGGTGAGCGCCCGCGCGGCTTCGGTGTCCGCGTACGCCTTGACCGCGCTCCACAGCCCCGGGTTGAGGGCGATGCGGGCGTTGAAGGCGGAGATCTCGGGAACCATCTCCTGCCACGCCGCGCGCAGTTCCGGCGTATCGTGCACGCCGATCAGGTGCGAGACGGGGCGGGTGACGCGGCCCATCCGCTCGCTGACCTCCTCCAGTTCAAGCACCGTGTTCTCGTACGTCCGCTCGCCCCCGAGGGTGACGATGGCCTCCAGTTCGGCTTCGGCGCGCGACAGGGCGGCGCGGACGGCGGGAACGACGTGCTCCGCCTGGATCCGGTCGAAGGGGATCGGGAGTTCGGTCCGCAGCAGGGGATTGTCGTGGTCCGCGAAGTCGGTGCGAGCGGTCATGTGCGCAAGTACGAGGGGTGCGGTTGAAAGGGGCGGACGGACCGGCGGAACCGCACGGCGCGGGCCAGCGCGGGCGTTCAGGCCGCGGGTGCGGGGGCGGCGAAGCCGGACACGGTGCGGGCCCATTCCGGGCGGGCCAGGACGATGCGGAACCAGGGCGTGAACGCGGCGGGGTCGGCGCGCATCTCGTCCTCGATCTCCTCCGGCGAGGCCCAGCGCCACCCGTCCACCTCGCCGGGCTCGGGGTTCGGCTCGCCCTCCCAGCGGCCCAGAAAGACGTGGTCGAACTCGTGCTCCACCAGCCCCTGCCCCACGTCGGCGCGGTACACAAAGGTGAAGGCGGGCTCCATGGGGCAGTCGAAGCCCATTTCTTCGCGCACGCGGCGGCGCGCGGCGGCGTCCACCCGTTCGCCGGGGCGCGGGTGCGAGCAGCAGGTGTTGGTCCACAGCCCGGGCGAGTGGTACTTGGACGCGGCACGGCGCTGCAGCAGCATCTGCCCCTCGCCGTTTACGACAAAGACGGACAGCGCGCGGTGCAGGCGCCCCTCGGTGTGGGCAAGCTGCTTTTCCAGAACTCCCACTTCGGCATCGTTTTCGTCGACCAGCACGACGCGTTCTTCCATGCGGCTCCGCTCCCGTGACCGCCGAAGATTCGGCGGAGGCTGAACGAACATTCTACATCCGACGGCCGCAACCTCCGGGCCGCCGCTCACGCCGGGGCGGCGGATTGGAGCAGATCGCCCCATGCGTGCGTGCTCTGATGCGGTCCGGATCTGTACGTCCGGCGGAGGCGGATCGTTCCGCGCACCGGGGCGGGTCCCGTCCAGAGATTCGGCCGGATGGGGGGCGCGAACGCAAGGGAGCGCTCGATCCCGATTTTCTGCGGAAAGCTTTGTACGTCGGCGGCCGGGGAGGCCCCTCCCCCGGCCCCTCCCCGTGCAAACTGCCGCACGGAGAGGGGGGGAACTGCAACGACTTCACACTTCGGATTGTGCCGCGGCCGGAGAGGGCCCACTCTCCCCGGCCCTCTCCCCGCTGTCGCGCGAGAAAGCGAGACCTCAGCGCGCGGTCGGCCTGTGGCACCGTCCGCCTGCTGTTGTGACGGTAAAGGTCCACACCTGTTCGATGCAGTACATCCCGTTGCTCATCCCAGGCTCGCGGTCCATCAGCGGGCGACATCCGGAGAGCGCAGAACCCATCGCGTCAGACGATGCGGACGCCGCGGCGGACGGTGACGGGGGAGCCGTCGGCGAGCAGGGCGGAGCGCGGCGGGCCGGACAGGCACTCGGCGAAGGCGGAGCCGTAGAGCGCGCCCACGTCGCCGTCCAGCACGGCGGATTCGGCGCGCCACACGTTCCAGCGCGGATGCTGCACCTGGTACTCCACGCAGCCGCCGTCCCGCTGGCGCGCGTAGCCCCAGTAGTGCTCGGTGATGAACTCCTCTTCCGATCCCGCTACCAGCGGCGCGGAATCGCCCGTGACGGCCACGCGCAGCAGCGACGGGCGGCGGCGGTGGCGCCATCCGTACTCCACATCGCCGCCCGTGCCCGGCCGCACGGTCACGCGGTGGCGCATGGGGAGGGCTGCGTAGTTTTCGTTGTACACCCAGCGCGCGACCGCCGCGATGGCCATGCGCGGCACGATCTCCTTGATGAACACCACGCCGCGCCGCCATCCCTCCGGGCCTTTGCGCCGGACATAGAAGCGCAGATTGAGCTCTTCGAAATTGCGGTGGAACGGGATGGGGATGCCGAGCACGCGCGTGTTCAGGAAGCGGAAGCCGACGACGCTGGCGTAGGTGACGCCGTTCCACGCATCCAGCTCCGTCCCCGCGGGCACCAGCGGACGGAGCAGGGCCGGCGGCATCTCGTAGTTCAGCATCGCCAGCCAGCGCCATTCCGCGGTCAGGAATGCG contains:
- a CDS encoding ExbD/TolR family protein — translated: MAMGTVGRRGGLTATINMTPMIDVVMVLLIVFMVVQMGLQRGLVVQVPPPEPSSIDSTDPTALVLQVRAGGRYAVNHQPLDGEKVREQLAAILAPRPRKVLFVAGEGPLSYGEIVAAVDVGRAAGAEVIGLSPAN
- a CDS encoding M3 family metallopeptidase yields the protein MTARTDFADHDNPLLRTELPIPFDRIQAEHVVPAVRAALSRAEAELEAIVTLGGERTYENTVLELEEVSERMGRVTRPVSHLIGVHDTPELRAAWQEMVPEISAFNARIALNPGLWSAVKAYADTEAARALTGVRARHLKKMVRAFVRAGADLPDEAKSRIEALRVELSSVAQKFANNVLDATNAFELVVTDEAELEGLPESARAQARAAAQAKGVEGWRFTLQIPSFQPFLQYSARRDLRRRMYEAYSNRASSGEHDNRPLIRRLLELRRELAGVLGFRDWAEYTLEESMAGSGDRAIAFEEDLTARTRPAWNREIAALREFARDELGMSELEPWDVSFAAERMRLARFDLDAEALRPYFPLDRVLEGLFEIAHRLFGVTVQPRELAAVWHPDVRFYDVADEGGNRLGGFYTDWFPREDKRGGAWMSGMILGGPRAHGWEPHLGFVAANVSPPEGDHPALLTHREVQTVFHEFGHLLHHMLSRVEIGALGGTRVPTDWVELPSQIMENWTWERPALDLFARHWQTGEPIPDALFDRMRAARIHMGAHHQMRQLSFGTVDLELHARFDPASGEDPVARAQRVMEDFSLAPRFARDHFITSFAHIFSGGYAAGYYSYLWSEVLEADAFSRFATEGLFNRETGRAYVEHVLSQGDAEDPAELFRRFMGRDPDPEALLRRNLGVDAAA
- the idi gene encoding isopentenyl-diphosphate Delta-isomerase; amino-acid sequence: MEERVVLVDENDAEVGVLEKQLAHTEGRLHRALSVFVVNGEGQMLLQRRAASKYHSPGLWTNTCCSHPRPGERVDAAARRRVREEMGFDCPMEPAFTFVYRADVGQGLVEHEFDHVFLGRWEGEPNPEPGEVDGWRWASPEEIEDEMRADPAAFTPWFRIVLARPEWARTVSGFAAPAPAA
- a CDS encoding YqjF family protein → MADSAPDEPARGAFLTAEWRWLAMLNYEMPPALLRPLVPAGTELDAWNGVTYASVVGFRFLNTRVLGIPIPFHRNFEELNLRFYVRRKGPEGWRRGVVFIKEIVPRMAIAAVARWVYNENYAALPMRHRVTVRPGTGGDVEYGWRHRRRPSLLRVAVTGDSAPLVAGSEEEFITEHYWGYARQRDGGCVEYQVQHPRWNVWRAESAVLDGDVGALYGSAFAECLSGPPRSALLADGSPVTVRRGVRIV